From one Bradysia coprophila strain Holo2 chromosome X unlocalized genomic scaffold, BU_Bcop_v1 contig_675, whole genome shotgun sequence genomic stretch:
- the LOC119070262 gene encoding myosin regulatory light chain sqh: MASRKTAGRRATTKKRAQRATSNVFAMFDQAQIAEFKEAFNMIDQNRDGFIEKEDLHDMLASLGKNPTDEYLEQMMNEAPGPINFTMFLTLFGERLQGTDPEDVIKNAFGCFDEENMGLIPEDRLRELLTTMGDRFLDEDVDEMYREAPIKGGLFDYLEFTRILKHGAKEKDEQ, encoded by the exons ATGGCATCCCGTAAAACAGCCGGCCGTCGTGCAACCACCAAAAAGCGTGCCCAACGCGCCACATCCAATGTATTCGCTATGTTCGATCAGGCGCAAATTGCCGAATTCAAAGAAGCATTCAACATGATCGATCAAAATCGTGATGGATTCATTGAGAAAGAAGATCTTCATGATATGTTAGCGTCGCTGGGTAAGAATCCGACCGACGAATATTTGGAACAGATGATGAACGAAGCGCCGGGTCCCATAAATTTCACCATGTTTCTGACGTTGTTCGGTGAACGGTTGCAGGGTACGGATCCGGAGGATGTGATAAAGAATGCATTCGGTTGTTTTGATGAAGAGAATATGGGCTTGATACCGGAGGATCGACTGAGAGAACTGCTGACCACTATGGGCGATCGGTTTTTGGATGAGGAT GTGGATGAAATGTATCGTGAAGCACCGATCAAAGGGGGCCTTTTCGATTACTTGGAATTCACTCGAATCTTGAAGCACGGCGCTAAGGAGAAGGATGAACAATAG